A genomic segment from Kyrpidia tusciae DSM 2912 encodes:
- a CDS encoding MaoC/PaaZ C-terminal domain-containing protein, with protein sequence MRIDKSFDAFEIGERFVSRARTITEADLVMFAAFTGDWYPLHTDAEYVKQTPFKQRIAHGMLVLSVATGLARLEPGWVVAFYGMDRVRFVNPTFIGDTIHVEAEVVEKEDKGAKGGVVTFRQEVKKQTGDVVASAVMKVLVAKG encoded by the coding sequence ATGCGAATTGACAAATCATTTGATGCTTTTGAAATCGGGGAGCGGTTCGTGTCTCGGGCCCGGACGATCACCGAGGCTGACCTGGTGATGTTTGCGGCGTTCACCGGGGATTGGTATCCGCTGCATACTGACGCAGAGTACGTGAAGCAGACGCCTTTCAAGCAGCGCATCGCCCACGGCATGCTCGTGTTGTCAGTGGCCACGGGATTGGCGAGGCTTGAGCCGGGTTGGGTGGTGGCGTTTTATGGGATGGACCGGGTACGATTCGTGAACCCGACCTTCATCGGGGACACCATTCATGTCGAGGCCGAAGTGGTGGAAAAAGAGGACAAAGGGGCGAAGGGCGGGGTGGTGACATTCCGGCAGGAGGTGAAAAAACAGACGGGGGACGTGGTGGCGAGCGCAGTGATGAAGGTGTTAGTGGCCAAAGGGTGA
- a CDS encoding PaaI family thioesterase, producing MEKIRRFEEIPSWAMVGLRVEDAGPGWAELRLPFHERLLQAMGRVHGGFIAMLIDSAVAAALWPTVEDGQAITTVDLKVNYVRPAVDQDLLAIAHVRHRGRTTGLADCSVVDAATRKEIAFGVALYMIVPA from the coding sequence GTGGAAAAGATTAGGCGATTTGAAGAAATCCCTTCCTGGGCGATGGTGGGGCTGCGGGTGGAGGATGCGGGCCCCGGCTGGGCCGAGCTGCGTTTGCCTTTTCACGAGCGGCTCCTCCAGGCGATGGGACGGGTCCACGGTGGATTCATCGCGATGCTGATCGACTCGGCGGTGGCAGCCGCCCTGTGGCCGACGGTGGAAGACGGGCAGGCCATCACCACGGTGGATCTCAAAGTCAACTACGTCCGCCCGGCTGTGGATCAAGACTTATTGGCGATCGCGCATGTACGCCACAGGGGGCGAACGACCGGCTTGGCCGATTGTTCCGTGGTCGATGCGGCCACCCGGAAGGAGATCGCCTTCGGGGTGGCTCTCTATATGATCGTTCCTGCCTGA
- a CDS encoding AtuA-related protein, whose amino-acid sequence MAKVQLRSVSQVRCGDKGNTVNIALFAPSDALYRVFLREVTPERVKAHFRGWIEGEVIRHEVPNLLALNFVCRDALGGGGSGSIRVDNLGKCFGSNLQRMEIEVEDEILAER is encoded by the coding sequence GTGGCCAAAGTGCAACTGAGATCTGTCTCCCAGGTGCGGTGCGGGGATAAAGGCAACACGGTGAACATCGCGCTGTTCGCGCCGAGCGATGCCCTGTACCGGGTGTTTCTCCGGGAGGTGACCCCCGAGCGGGTCAAAGCTCATTTTCGCGGGTGGATCGAGGGGGAGGTAATCCGCCACGAAGTGCCCAACCTGCTGGCGCTGAATTTTGTCTGTCGGGATGCCCTGGGCGGCGGGGGATCCGGTTCCATCCGGGTCGACAATCTCGGCAAGTGTTTCGGCAGCAATTTGCAGCGCATGGAGATCGAAGTGGAGGACGAGATTTTGGCGGAGAGATGA
- a CDS encoding acyclic terpene utilization AtuA family protein, which translates to MRTVRIGAAEGFYGDAVEPSVDIAKNGDVQYLCFDCLAELTMAILVKDKQKDPSKGWCKDITLYMNALLPYVRSKGIKILTNAGGIHPEGAAQEVIRLAREKGVTGIRVAVVTGDNLMERLDELQAAGVRLEHMETGAALETVRDRLLFANAYLGVRPIVRALQMGADIVITGRTTDTAQFLAPLVYEFGWKEDEWDALAQGILMGHLMECSAQSTGGNFSGKWWEIPDMDRIGYPIAEVREDGEFVLTKTPTSGGRVSVDTVKEQMLYEIHDPAAYVTPDVVADFTTARLEPDGEDRVRVAGATGRPRPETLKVVMGYRDGYMGQAILGYSWPDALRKARKAEEIIRKQIERRGLTYDEVRADYLGYNSLHGPTVPEPEGELNEVYLRMAVRAKTLKDAAQFGRLFPPLALDGPPSVAGLGGMMPPRELLGMWSSLVPRNLVEDRVEIRIEEV; encoded by the coding sequence ATGAGAACGGTGCGGATCGGGGCGGCGGAAGGATTTTACGGGGACGCGGTGGAGCCGTCGGTGGATATTGCGAAAAACGGGGATGTTCAGTATCTCTGTTTTGATTGTTTGGCGGAGCTCACCATGGCCATTCTCGTCAAGGACAAGCAAAAAGATCCCTCGAAAGGGTGGTGCAAGGACATCACCCTCTACATGAACGCCCTTCTTCCCTATGTCCGGTCGAAGGGCATCAAGATCCTGACGAACGCGGGGGGCATTCATCCCGAAGGAGCGGCCCAGGAGGTCATCCGGTTGGCCCGGGAAAAGGGGGTCACGGGGATCCGGGTGGCGGTGGTCACCGGCGACAACCTGATGGAGCGCCTCGATGAGCTGCAGGCCGCGGGGGTTCGGCTGGAGCACATGGAAACCGGGGCCGCTCTGGAGACGGTGCGCGACCGGCTGCTTTTCGCCAACGCCTACCTCGGGGTGCGGCCCATCGTTCGGGCGCTGCAGATGGGGGCGGACATCGTGATCACGGGACGCACCACCGATACGGCCCAGTTTCTCGCCCCCCTCGTCTATGAATTCGGATGGAAGGAGGACGAGTGGGACGCGCTGGCCCAGGGGATCCTCATGGGCCACCTGATGGAGTGCTCCGCCCAGTCCACAGGGGGGAATTTTAGCGGTAAATGGTGGGAGATTCCCGACATGGACCGGATCGGCTATCCCATTGCCGAGGTGCGGGAAGACGGGGAGTTCGTGCTGACCAAGACCCCCACCAGCGGGGGCCGGGTGAGCGTGGATACGGTCAAAGAGCAGATGCTTTACGAGATTCACGACCCCGCCGCCTATGTCACGCCGGATGTGGTGGCGGATTTCACCACCGCCCGGCTGGAGCCTGACGGTGAGGACCGGGTGCGGGTGGCCGGGGCCACCGGGCGTCCCCGGCCGGAGACGCTCAAGGTGGTGATGGGTTACCGGGACGGCTATATGGGCCAGGCGATTCTCGGGTACTCCTGGCCCGATGCCCTGAGAAAGGCCCGAAAAGCCGAGGAGATCATCCGCAAACAGATCGAGCGCCGGGGTCTGACCTATGATGAAGTGCGGGCGGATTACCTGGGGTACAACTCGCTGCACGGCCCCACGGTCCCCGAACCGGAAGGGGAATTGAACGAAGTCTACCTGCGCATGGCGGTGCGGGCAAAAACGCTGAAGGACGCCGCACAGTTCGGCCGGTTGTTCCCGCCGCTCGCCCTGGACGGACCGCCTTCGGTGGCGGGCCTCGGGGGCATGATGCCGCCCCGGGAGCTCCTCGGGATGTGGTCTAGTCTTGTACCCCGGAACCTGGTGGAAGACCGGGTGGAGATCCGGATCGAGGAGGTGTGA
- a CDS encoding enoyl-CoA hydratase/isomerase family protein, whose amino-acid sequence MDNKSIVVELNDRVAIIRLNKPEMRNALTEDLTRELIDAIRRMDEDPDVGAMVLTGMGKAFCAGGDLNEFKKNIDKSAPQLYEEGLWSTELFKLGAVVRTPLIAAVNGPALGGGCGLVAMCHVALASDRAILGTTELKLGLVPYVILPWIRRAVGHRRAMEMMLSAEVLTAEQAERIGLVHRVVPHEQLEEEALTLARRIASLSPLAVRLGLDAFYTTEQIDLLKSFDVLSTQRIVSFLSEDLREGATAFLERRPPEWKGR is encoded by the coding sequence TTGGACAACAAATCGATCGTGGTTGAGCTCAACGACCGGGTGGCGATCATTCGACTGAATAAACCGGAGATGCGAAATGCCCTGACGGAGGACCTCACCCGGGAGCTGATCGACGCGATCCGCCGGATGGACGAAGATCCCGACGTGGGTGCCATGGTGCTGACGGGCATGGGTAAAGCGTTCTGTGCCGGCGGAGATTTGAATGAATTCAAGAAGAATATTGACAAATCGGCTCCGCAGTTGTACGAGGAAGGCCTGTGGTCCACCGAGTTGTTCAAACTGGGGGCGGTGGTGCGGACCCCGCTGATCGCCGCAGTGAACGGTCCGGCTCTGGGGGGCGGATGCGGGTTGGTGGCTATGTGCCACGTCGCTTTGGCCTCGGACCGTGCGATCCTGGGGACCACCGAGCTCAAGTTGGGCCTCGTGCCCTATGTGATTTTACCGTGGATCCGGCGGGCGGTGGGCCATCGCAGGGCCATGGAGATGATGCTGTCCGCGGAGGTGTTGACGGCCGAGCAGGCCGAGAGGATCGGTCTCGTTCACCGGGTGGTCCCCCACGAGCAGCTGGAAGAAGAGGCGCTGACCCTGGCCCGGCGGATTGCTTCCCTGAGCCCTCTGGCCGTGCGGCTGGGGTTGGATGCCTTTTACACCACCGAGCAGATCGACCTGCTGAAATCTTTTGATGTGCTCAGCACCCAGCGCATTGTCTCGTTCCTCAGTGAGGATCTGAGGGAAGGGGCGACGGCATTTCTCGAGCGCCGTCCCCCGGAGTGGAAGGGACGGTGA
- a CDS encoding thermonuclease family protein translates to MKQQIWTWGMSMVHRWQKRCPALVSALLALFVSIGLIGCGAPAAEQSATAPPTAAAAPSVTQSTDKAAGNSAPPTSPIPAAAPTVSAPSPQSGAAQGWIAAHITRVVDGDTMEVSYNGKQDTIRLLLIDTPETHKPNTPVEPFGPEASAYAEQVLAGRDVKLELDGPQRDKYGRLLCYLWVGDQLFNKMQIEKGYARVAYVYDPPYKHYDELVAAEQKAKSAGIGIWSIPGYVTDEGYHPAAAGSKGTAAGSTAPAPNHNSSSVYYRNCAQVRAAGKAPLHRGDPGYRPQLDGDGDGIACE, encoded by the coding sequence ATGAAACAGCAAATCTGGACGTGGGGGATGAGCATGGTTCACAGGTGGCAAAAACGGTGTCCCGCTCTTGTCTCCGCTCTGTTGGCCTTATTCGTTTCCATTGGTTTGATCGGCTGTGGCGCCCCGGCTGCCGAGCAGTCGGCGACAGCACCGCCCACCGCCGCGGCAGCGCCCTCGGTCACCCAGTCTACCGACAAGGCCGCCGGCAACTCCGCCCCTCCGACCTCTCCGATACCCGCGGCCGCGCCGACCGTTTCGGCTCCATCGCCGCAGTCGGGGGCAGCCCAGGGATGGATCGCAGCCCACATCACCAGGGTGGTGGACGGCGACACCATGGAGGTGTCGTATAATGGAAAGCAGGATACGATCCGCCTGCTTTTGATCGACACGCCGGAAACGCACAAACCGAACACCCCTGTGGAGCCCTTTGGCCCCGAGGCGTCCGCCTACGCCGAACAGGTCCTGGCCGGCCGGGACGTGAAGCTCGAACTCGACGGCCCCCAGCGGGACAAATACGGCCGGCTTCTCTGCTACCTGTGGGTCGGGGACCAACTGTTCAACAAAATGCAGATTGAGAAGGGCTATGCCCGGGTGGCCTATGTATACGACCCGCCGTACAAACATTACGATGAACTGGTGGCGGCGGAACAAAAGGCGAAAAGCGCTGGCATCGGCATTTGGTCGATTCCGGGCTATGTGACGGATGAGGGTTATCATCCCGCCGCTGCGGGATCAAAGGGCACCGCTGCGGGCAGCACTGCCCCGGCGCCGAACCACAATTCATCCTCGGTCTACTACCGCAACTGCGCCCAGGTGAGGGCGGCGGGGAAGGCCCCGCTTCACCGCGGGGATCCGGGGTACCGTCCCCAGTTGGACGGTGACGGTGACGGGATCGCCTGCGAATGA
- a CDS encoding RNA-guided endonuclease InsQ/TnpB family protein, whose translation MEYAQVKSLKDLGYKRRIRDERVAAGFVSPFGLQARQWKLALEDALWTLERQWEAAIAEVRDRLHRNGGLTPKERDYAFWLLDKFGDRPRDWRKIEAVFRDEDLAGKKTELEPAGRKKIRHGLKRLFRRVLGKRPRVRKARSFVVDQQMYRVFMVGNRQYVAVMGLSPGKRIVIPLSGIHKLRGNLRVVLLPDEQAVEIHMSREPKTYPAGEEEAGIDLGVTEVLTDDSGKKYRPEYGQALQEMSDHMLDKGRKRQKLWALYRKNRERDPGKARRIRRHNLGLVKQHKRHRRYRAWCENEINRALRAFFRERRPRVIAYEDLSHLRGKARNKGLSRKVSQWQRQAIRERLEYLCHVYSITDPGPVNAAYTSQTCPCPGCGWVDGKNRNGDSFRCQKCGYEGDADHVAATNVKGRLRDQEITKYTPHKEVKRILLKRYWENHA comes from the coding sequence GTGGAGTACGCGCAGGTGAAGTCCCTCAAGGATCTGGGGTATAAACGGAGAATTCGAGATGAACGGGTGGCCGCCGGGTTTGTGAGTCCCTTCGGGCTTCAGGCCCGGCAGTGGAAGCTGGCCTTGGAAGACGCCTTATGGACCTTGGAGCGACAGTGGGAAGCGGCGATTGCCGAGGTGCGGGACCGTCTTCACCGCAACGGGGGGTTAACCCCGAAGGAGCGCGATTATGCCTTCTGGTTGCTGGACAAGTTCGGGGACAGGCCCCGGGATTGGAGAAAGATTGAGGCGGTTTTTCGGGATGAGGATCTGGCCGGGAAAAAGACCGAATTGGAGCCGGCCGGGCGGAAGAAGATCCGCCACGGGCTGAAGCGGCTGTTTCGCCGGGTCCTGGGAAAGAGGCCGCGGGTCAGGAAAGCCCGGAGTTTTGTTGTGGATCAGCAGATGTACCGAGTGTTCATGGTGGGCAACCGGCAGTATGTGGCGGTGATGGGGTTGTCCCCGGGAAAAAGGATCGTGATCCCCCTTTCCGGGATTCACAAGCTGAGGGGCAATCTGCGGGTGGTTTTGCTGCCGGACGAACAGGCGGTGGAGATTCATATGAGCCGGGAGCCGAAGACCTACCCGGCCGGGGAGGAAGAGGCGGGAATCGACCTGGGAGTCACCGAAGTTCTGACGGACGACTCGGGGAAGAAGTATCGGCCGGAGTACGGCCAGGCCCTGCAAGAGATGTCGGACCACATGCTGGACAAAGGACGGAAACGCCAGAAGCTGTGGGCGTTGTATCGCAAAAACCGGGAGCGGGACCCGGGAAAGGCCAGGCGAATTCGGCGGCACAACCTGGGGCTGGTGAAACAGCACAAGCGACACAGGCGGTACCGGGCGTGGTGCGAGAACGAGATCAACCGGGCGTTGCGGGCGTTTTTTCGGGAACGCCGGCCAAGGGTGATCGCTTACGAAGATTTGTCCCACCTGCGGGGGAAGGCGAGGAACAAGGGGCTGTCCCGCAAGGTGAGCCAGTGGCAACGGCAGGCGATCCGGGAGCGACTGGAATACTTGTGCCATGTGTATTCCATAACCGATCCGGGACCGGTGAACGCCGCTTATACGAGCCAGACCTGTCCCTGTCCCGGATGCGGCTGGGTGGACGGCAAGAACCGCAACGGTGATTCGTTCCGGTGCCAAAAGTGCGGATATGAAGGAGATGCGGACCATGTGGCGGCGACCAATGTGAAGGGGCGTCTTCGCGACCAGGAGATCACAAAGTACACCCCACACAAAGAAGTCAAAAGGATTTTGCTGAAGCGCTACTGGGAGAACCACGCATGA
- a CDS encoding IS3 family transposase (programmed frameshift) translates to MPRKKYDTDFKTKVVLEILKEEKTLSQLASEYGVHVNQLRQWRDIALENWPQAFEPENKQLAKIRSEYEDKIQELYAEVGRLSTQLSWLEKKNLASLSREDRLALIDFQERELPLAVQAELLGLNRSSLYYRPVGPSEEEVRLKHRIDQIYTEHPFYGSRRITAILRSEHWTVNRKAVQRHMREMGIAGITPGPNLSRRAQAHRVYPYLLHGLKIERPNQVWGIDITYIRMAHGWMYLVAILDWYSRYVVSYELDQTLHMDFVLKALHRALRQWTPEIMNSDQGSHFTSPKYTDVLLNHGIRISMDGRGRALDNIFTERLWRSLKQEEVYLHDYQTPKQAREGIARYLEFYNHKRPHQSLGYVTPASVFGL, encoded by the exons ATGCCGAGAAAAAAGTATGATACTGACTTCAAAACCAAAGTTGTCCTGGAAATTCTCAAAGAGGAAAAGACGCTCTCGCAATTGGCATCCGAATATGGTGTTCATGTCAATCAACTCCGCCAGTGGCGGGATATCGCCTTGGAAAACTGGCCACAAGCGTTTGAACCTGAGAATAAACAGCTGGCAAAAATTCGTTCAGAATATGAAGACAAGATCCAAGAATTGTATGCGGAGGTCGGTCGCCTGAGCACACAATTGTCTTGGTTGGA GAAAAAAAATCTCGCCTCGCTCAGTCGAGAGGACAGGCTGGCTCTCATCGATTTCCAAGAACGTGAACTCCCGCTCGCCGTTCAGGCCGAGCTTCTGGGCTTAAATCGGTCCAGCCTGTACTACAGGCCGGTCGGACCATCCGAGGAGGAGGTGAGGCTCAAACACCGGATTGACCAAATCTACACGGAGCATCCGTTCTACGGTTCCCGGCGCATCACGGCCATTTTACGCAGTGAACATTGGACCGTCAACCGCAAGGCCGTCCAGCGTCATATGCGGGAAATGGGGATTGCCGGCATCACTCCGGGTCCCAATTTGAGCCGGCGCGCCCAGGCACACCGGGTGTATCCCTACCTGTTGCACGGCTTGAAGATCGAGCGTCCGAATCAGGTCTGGGGCATCGACATCACGTATATCCGCATGGCGCATGGCTGGATGTATCTGGTGGCGATCCTGGACTGGTACTCCCGTTACGTGGTCAGCTATGAGCTGGATCAAACCCTGCATATGGATTTTGTTCTCAAGGCCTTGCATCGGGCCCTGCGGCAGTGGACGCCGGAGATCATGAATAGCGACCAAGGAAGTCATTTTACCAGCCCGAAGTACACGGACGTCCTGCTAAATCATGGGATTCGGATCAGCATGGACGGCCGGGGTCGAGCCCTGGACAACATCTTCACCGAGCGCCTGTGGCGGAGTCTGAAGCAGGAAGAGGTGTATCTTCACGACTACCAAACGCCGAAACAGGCTCGGGAAGGGATCGCCAGATACCTGGAGTTCTACAACCACAAGCGCCCGCACCAGTCCCTGGGATACGTGACGCCGGCCTCTGTGTTCGGGCTCTAG
- a CDS encoding restriction endonuclease: MSVPDYQSIMLPLLKITEDCREHRLNEVIETLSSQFLLTDSDRKELLPSGRQPKFDNRVGWARTYLVKAGLLESTGRGKFRITERGLEVLRTNPNEINNRFLSQFPEFLEFKNRTSTQGADDNDADLESLDRTPEEILDSTHLSLRKSLADELLERIKNCTPKFFERLVVDLLVAMGYGGSRVDAGQALGQSGDDGIDGMINEDRLGLDVIYLQAKRWEGTVGRPIVQAFAGSLEGQRARKGILITTSRFSQDAKEYVTRIEKKIVLIDGEQLANLMIDFNVGVTEVTRYVIKKVDLDYFDEGGLLSE; this comes from the coding sequence ATGTCTGTCCCAGATTATCAGAGTATTATGCTTCCATTGTTGAAAATTACCGAGGATTGTCGAGAACACAGGCTGAATGAGGTGATTGAAACACTGTCATCCCAATTCCTGCTTACTGATAGTGATCGCAAAGAGTTGTTACCAAGCGGTCGACAACCCAAGTTCGATAACCGAGTGGGTTGGGCAAGAACGTACTTGGTCAAGGCTGGCCTGTTGGAGAGTACTGGGCGTGGGAAATTTCGGATTACTGAGCGTGGGTTGGAGGTGCTGCGAACTAATCCGAACGAAATCAACAATCGGTTTCTTAGTCAATTTCCTGAATTCCTCGAGTTCAAGAACCGGACGTCCACTCAAGGTGCGGATGACAATGATGCGGATCTTGAAAGCCTAGACCGAACGCCGGAAGAAATATTGGACTCAACCCATTTAAGTTTACGAAAGTCACTTGCAGATGAATTGTTGGAGCGTATCAAGAATTGTACACCAAAATTTTTCGAGCGACTGGTCGTGGATTTGCTCGTGGCGATGGGTTACGGTGGATCCAGAGTTGACGCCGGACAGGCTCTCGGCCAAAGTGGCGACGATGGCATTGACGGCATGATTAACGAAGACAGGTTGGGTTTAGACGTCATCTATCTTCAGGCGAAACGATGGGAAGGTACGGTGGGCCGACCAATCGTTCAAGCGTTCGCAGGCAGCTTGGAAGGGCAGCGGGCTCGCAAGGGAATTTTGATCACCACGTCACGATTTTCACAAGACGCCAAGGAATACGTCACGAGAATCGAGAAGAAAATTGTTTTGATTGACGGTGAACAACTCGCGAATTTGATGATTGATTTTAACGTTGGCGTCACAGAGGTTACACGGTATGTGATTAAGAAAGTCGACCTGGACTATTTTGACGAAGGTGGGCTCTTGTCGGAGTGA
- a CDS encoding M48 family metallopeptidase, with protein MPTFTYGNRSIDYRLEYKHHKRDCTISVDWRTGVTVIVPENVDPARIEAVIQRKAPWILRKLSELGEIKPLSTRLQFISGEKLPYLGRQYRLRVVAAEDIAGVSFTFQNGRFLAGVPKSSSADWREERLRQAFREWCIRHGAAKVRQRVQLFAPRLGLHPAKVVVKEQKSRWGSCTKNGTININWRILMAPMRIVDYVVVHELAHMIHRNHSPDFWSVVASVLPDYAERKEWLRVHGPALEV; from the coding sequence ATGCCGACCTTCACGTACGGAAACAGGTCCATCGACTATCGACTGGAGTACAAGCACCATAAACGAGATTGTACCATCTCCGTCGACTGGCGGACGGGAGTCACGGTCATTGTGCCCGAAAACGTCGACCCGGCACGGATCGAGGCCGTTATACAGCGGAAAGCGCCGTGGATTTTGCGGAAACTGTCGGAACTCGGTGAAATCAAACCGTTGTCCACCCGACTTCAGTTCATCAGCGGAGAAAAATTGCCTTATCTGGGGAGACAATACCGGTTGCGGGTCGTCGCGGCGGAGGACATCGCGGGAGTTTCTTTTACGTTCCAAAACGGCCGGTTTCTGGCGGGTGTCCCGAAATCATCCAGTGCGGACTGGCGGGAGGAGCGTTTGCGACAAGCGTTTCGGGAGTGGTGCATCCGCCACGGGGCCGCCAAAGTCCGGCAGCGGGTCCAGCTTTTCGCCCCCCGACTGGGCCTTCATCCGGCCAAGGTGGTCGTCAAGGAACAGAAATCACGTTGGGGCAGCTGCACAAAAAACGGAACCATCAACATCAACTGGCGGATTCTGATGGCCCCCATGCGCATCGTCGATTATGTGGTGGTGCACGAATTGGCTCATATGATCCACCGGAATCATTCGCCGGATTTCTGGTCCGTCGTGGCGTCCGTCCTGCCCGACTACGCGGAACGCAAAGAATGGCTGCGGGTGCACGGGCCGGCGCTCGAAGTGTAA